A part of Cryptococcus decagattii chromosome 2, complete sequence genomic DNA contains:
- a CDS encoding ATP-dependent RNA helicase DHH1, with protein sequence MASSSTLPNDDWKQGLTAPPKDLRPQTEDVTATQGSRFEDFGLRRELLMGIYTAGFERPSPIQEQAIPMALTGRDILARAKNGTGKTASFIIPTLNRINTSLSHIQALILVPTRELALQTSQVCKTLGAHIPNLQVMITTGGTTLRDDILRLQQPIHILVGTPGRILDLGSKGIAGLNKCSIFVMDEADKLLSEDFMPVIEQTLALCPQERQVMLFSATFPWTVKEFKDQHMVQPYEINLMDELTLKGVTQYYAYVEESQKVHCLNTLFSKLQINQSIIFCNSTNRVELLAKKVTELGYSCFYSHAKMQQAHRNRVFHDFRNGMTRNLVCSDLLTRGIDIQAVNVVINFDFPRTAESYLHRIGRSGRFGHLGLAISLLTLEDRHNLYRIESELGTEIAPIPAVIDPVLYVAPAMVEEERESPPPRPAAIAAPPTQQQSQQRQRQHPPVPSHQAAQYTPDAAPVQQQQQQQQQSPQYQQAYGQIPAQPPQPQAPFKQQPNSSPVPAPLPSYPQQNQTQAQGPPQVQSPPSVPGSQPMAPAQTPPQGQIPPTQPRAQQQGQQQPGQPGQAQGQGQSNRRPNNGGFRGNARGQGQRGRGRGRGGQVGQPSAGAGQSQQAQA encoded by the exons Atggcttcttcctcaac GTTGCCGAATGACGACTGGAAACAGGGTCTTACTGCCCCTCCTAAAGACCTTCGTCCCCAAACTGAG GACGTTACCGCTACTCAAGGATCTCGTTTCGAAGATTTCGGCTTACGCCGAGAACTTTTGATGGGTATCTACACTGCTGGTTTTGAAAGGCCAAGTCCTATCCAGGAGCAGGCTATTCCTATGGCCCTTACAGGACGAGATATCCTTG CTCGAGCGAAGAACGGTACTGGAAAG ACTGCTTCTTTTATTATTCCTACCCTTAACCGAATTAACACTTCTTTATCTCATATCCAAGCACTTATCCTTGTTCCCACCCGAGAACTCGCCCTCCAAACATCTCAAGTCTGCAAAACCCTTGGTGCCCACATCCCCAACCTCCAAGTCATGATTACCACTGGTGGTACCACATTACGTGACGATATCCTTCGCCTCCAACAACCTATCCACATTCTAGTCGGTACACCTGGTCGTATCTTAGATTTGGGAAGCAAAGGAATTGCGGGTTTGAACAAGTGCAGTATCTTTGTTATGGATGAAGCGGACAAGCTTCTCAGTGAAGATTTCATGCCCGTCATTGAGCAGACTCTAGCCCTGTGTCCTCAAGAGAGACAGGTTATGCTGTTCTCTGCAACTTTCCCATGGACCGTCAAGGAATTCAAG GACCAACACATGGTTCAACCATACGAAATCAATCTCATGGACGAACTTACTCTTAAAGGTGTCACTCAATATTACGCCTATGTCGAAGAATCTCAGAAAGTTCATTGCCTTAACACTCTCTTTTCCAAG CTTCAAATCAACCAATCTATCATCTTTTGTAACTCCACCAATCGTGTAGAGCTCCTCGCCAAAAAAGTCACTGAACTTGGCTATTCTTGTTTTTACTCCCACGCAAAGATGCAGCAAGCCCACAGAAACCGAGTTTTCCACGACTTCCGTAACGGCATGACTCGAAACTTGGTCTGTTCCGACTTGTTGACAAGAGGTATTGATATTCAGGCCGTAAATGTCGTCATCAACTTTGACTTCCCAAGGACTGCCGAATCATATCTTCACAGAATTGGTCGATCGGGTCGTTTTGGTCACTTGGGTCTTGCCATTTCTCTTCTCACT CTTGAAGATAGACATAATTTATACCGTATCGAATCCGAACTTGGCACAGAAATTGCCCCTATTCCCGCTGTCATCGATCCCGTTCTCTATGTCGCTCCCGCCatggtggaggaagaacgaGAATCGCCGCCTCCTAGGCCCGCTGCCATCGCCGCTCCTCCCACTCAGCAACAATCTCAACAACGACAACGACAACACCCTCCTGTGCCCTCCCACCAAGCTGCTCAGTACACCCCTGATGCCGCACCCGtccagcagcagcaacaacagcaacaacaatcACCTCAATACCAACAGGCATATGGCCAGATCCCAGCCCAGCCTCCCCAGCCTCAAGCTCCTTTCAAACAGCAGCCCAACTCTTCTCCCGTCCCCGctcctttgccttcttATCCCCAACAGAATCAGACGCAAGCCCAGGGTCCCCCGCAAGTACAATCCCCGCCTTCTGTGCCTGGTAGCCAGCCCATGGCTCCTGCCCAAACCCCCCCTCAAGGCCAAATCCCTCCGACTCAGCCTCGAGCTCAGCAACAAGGCCAACAACAACCCGGCCAACCAGGCCAAGCACAGGGTCAGGGTCAATCTAACAGACGGCCGAATAATGGTGGCTTTAGGGGTAACGCGCGGGGTCAAGGACAGAGAGGACGAGGTAGGGGGAGAGGTGGACAGGTTGGTCAGCCTAGTGCCGGTGCGGGCCAGAGCCAACAGGCTCAAGCCTAA